TTACTTATCCATTTAAAGTTACTTTGGCTTTTGTAGTGTAAACTTTTCGAAAAAATTGTTCggttttttttaactaaaaaagtttaataacttttacaaaaaataaataagttgaaatttaattattgaaaTAACTTTGGGTCTATACATTATGTTAATAATTTACGTATTATATTTTACCACCCAAACATATGCTTAATTGTCTATTACTCATTAACACTTTTTATTTTGctacaaaaaatttgaaaatatgaggagtaatgtattattattaggatatatataataataaaaaatcgtTTCCACCGGGGCGGAAAGAGACCGCTCTCGATCCGAGCGCTCgcataaattactaaattagttaactaattaattaattaattaattaattagttaattaagcaaataaataaaCACAAAAAATTCGACCTTATTCGCCGGATTTTAATACGAATATTCTTCGGTTCGGTTTCCCAACTCCTCTTTTCGTATCCCCgcggcctctctctctctctctctctctctctctctctctcgcgtgcTCGGCCTCGTAGATTTTCGCCTTTTCTCGATCTCACGAGAGCGTGTTCTTGGACGCTTCCCAATCAATTCACGATATCCCATTCGCGATTGCGTGTtgggaagttttttttttttttttttccccaaatgGGTAGCGATAAAGATCGCATTTTGGACGAGATTTTGATCGGTTCTTGCGTGTGAGCTCGGTTTTCCCCAATTGAGATCGCTCGTTTTCTCATTATTTAGCCTGTAATTCTTGGTTTTTCTTAAGAAATTTTGGAATTTATCCAAGAAGACGAAATCTGTAGGCTCGTTGCGGGATTTGGTGCTCGTTGATCTCGTGGTTATCCTAAAACAGGGAGTCTCGTTCAGGATTCTTTTGCTTCGAggctcttttattttaaatttggagaAATTTGTATAGGTTTGTTGTAGAGATTGAATCTTCTCGAGATCTTATGATCTGGGTTGCTGTGAATTTGGGATTGTTGGAGGATGTACGCCGTGGAGAAGCTCAGCAGCTACATAACCCGCGGCGTCTACACCGTCTCCGGCCCATTCCACCCGTTCGGAGGCGCCGTCGACATTGTTGTCGTCCAGCAGCAGGACGGGACCTTCAAGAGCTCGCCGTGGTACGTCCGGTTCGGTAAATTCCAAGGTGTTCTTAAGACTAAAGAGAAAGTTGTTAATATATCTGTTAATGGAGTCGACGCCGGATTCGACATGTACTTGGATCATAAAGGAGAAGCCTTTTTCCTTAGGGATGCGAATTCGGAAGGAGACGAGTTTGTTGTGTCTCCTGTTTCGTCCGGCGATGAAAAGGATGAGAGTGTGCAGAAAGGGCGGTTGACGAAGATGCAGAGCTGTGATTTCGAAGCCCGCTCGATGGAGCCGATTGCACAAACCGAAGTGGGGGATGGGAAGATACCGGCGGAGACGAGCGCGAAGCGGTCTACTATTCTTGGCTTTGTTTTCGGTAAAAGGTCGATGAAGGGGAGCGATAAAGGCGACAATGTGGATAGAGTGAGTTCCTTGCAGCGCGCGGAGATTGCTGCCGACTTATTGGAGATGAAGTGGTCGACTAATCTCTCGGCTAAAGATCTAAGGGCGGATAAATCTTGTATAAACATATTGGAAAGTGATAATGTGAATGCTTGCGGTGTTGGGAAGGAAGAAGGTTCTGGAACATCTTCGCCAAAATATAGCGTCGATTGTGATGAGACTGTTGATTCTCGTGGTGATGGGGGCATCAATGATAATACTGAGGGAAGTTCTGATGGAAGAAATGGTTTGGAAGAGATGAGTGATCATAAGCCTCTATGTGTAAGAGTTGACGAGGAAGTTATAGAGATTTACCGAGAATCTACTTCCGCCGGTGGTCAAATGGCATCAGAATCTGCCGTTGAGGACCGCATTGTTGATGGTCCAAGCCATGATTTGGTCATAGATAAAGCTAAAAATGATTCTTCTGTTACTAGTTCTGGAAGCTTTATGGGAAAGGAGACACATATTGAAGAAATCACTACCCATGAAGTCGTAGAGATTTATAGAGTGGAGAGAGGCAATACAGATGTTAGGTCTCATATAGCTTCTTTAATGGGAGTGGCAGAATCAAATGGCATTGGCCAACATTTCCCTGGTTCGGCTTCGCATGATAGTGATACAGAAGACTCATTTAGTGAAAGATATGAGGATTTACGCAATAGTGTTTCTGCACTTGAAGGTGGAGGAAACGCAATATCTTCTGTCAGCTACCAAGAACCTGTACAAAGATCAAGTTTTAAATATAGAAGTCCCACTGATATAGTGGATGAAGCTGCAGATCTCTCCTTGTGTAAGGATATATCTCTTGAAGACTCTTCTGAAGTTATGTTTGagagaagtgaaatattttTCGATGTAAAATCACAAGCAGAACCAGATGCtcaaggagagaaagaaaatgtgAATGCTTCCCATGTTCATCATGTGGAAGAACCAGCACTTGAGGATTCCGATTTGCAAAACTCTCGAGCTTCTCAAAATAAGGGTTCTTCTGTAAATATCATTTCAAATGGCTTTAGTGTTGGTTCCTCTCATGATGATGCTTCCAAAGAAATTTTTGGTGGCCGTaatggtaattcttcaccagatGTAGATTCGTTGGCTTCTAATTTGGAAGTTTGCGGTCCTAATAAACTAGCTGAAAAATTGAATGGGGACAAAGAAGATTTGGAGGAAATTAATGTTACTGGTATGCAAAGTCAGATTGACAGTGGACAAACTGCACCTACCATTTCTCTGCTGACATCCACATTGCTCGAGCCTCTTAACTCTAACAAAAACATAGGATTAGTAAAATTGTCAGACTTTTCGGATCAATCCAATTCAAATGCACAAGACGAAGTAGAAAAACCAATTATAGGGGGTGAAACGAACAAATTTGGTTTCGTTGATGGAGATAAGTGGGACAATGTGCCCAATGAGATTTCTAGATCGATGGAAGTATCAAAGCCCAGTGTGTCATTTTCTGATAACTTAGAGGACGGTCAATTTGCTTTCAGTGACCCGGAAAGTTTTGTTTCTAAAGGAACTGGAGATGATTTAGTAGAAGGTGATGTCGAGGGGCATGAACTGGAAATTGCAAGCcatgaagaaaattttgaagtttcttCCAGTTCATCGCAGCCTCCAACTAGTCCAATTAGTATTCCCACAATTAGGATGAATTTTGGAGGAAATCAAGTGTCAGCGAAATCTTTGCCCAATATTCGGTCACAGATACATGATCTTGAGAGGTCAGATAGTCTTCCCCCTGTAAGTTGC
Above is a genomic segment from Ananas comosus cultivar F153 linkage group 15, ASM154086v1, whole genome shotgun sequence containing:
- the LOC109721244 gene encoding phosphatidate phosphatase PAH2 isoform X1, with amino-acid sequence MYAVEKLSSYITRGVYTVSGPFHPFGGAVDIVVVQQQDGTFKSSPWYVRFGKFQGVLKTKEKVVNISVNGVDAGFDMYLDHKGEAFFLRDANSEGDEFVVSPVSSGDEKDESVQKGRLTKMQSCDFEARSMEPIAQTEVGDGKIPAETSAKRSTILGFVFGKRSMKGSDKGDNVDRVSSLQRAEIAADLLEMKWSTNLSAKDLRADKSCINILESDNVNACGVGKEEGSGTSSPKYSVDCDETVDSRGDGGINDNTEGSSDGRNGLEEMSDHKPLCVRVDEEVIEIYRESTSAGGQMASESAVEDRIVDGPSHDLVIDKAKNDSSVTSSGSFMGKETHIEEITTHEVVEIYRVERGNTDVRSHIASLMGVAESNGIGQHFPGSASHDSDTEDSFSERYEDLRNSVSALEGGGNAISSVSYQEPVQRSSFKYRSPTDIVDEAADLSLCKDISLEDSSEVMFERSEIFFDVKSQAEPDAQGEKENVNASHVHHVEEPALEDSDLQNSRASQNKGSSVNIISNGFSVGSSHDDASKEIFGGRNGNSSPDVDSLASNLEVCGPNKLAEKLNGDKEDLEEINVTGMQSQIDSGQTAPTISLLTSTLLEPLNSNKNIGLVKLSDFSDQSNSNAQDEVEKPIIGGETNKFGFVDGDKWDNVPNEISRSMEVSKPSVSFSDNLEDGQFAFSDPESFVSKGTGDDLVEGDVEGHELEIASHEENFEVSSSSSQPPTSPISIPTIRMNFGGNQVSAKSLPNIRSQIHDLERSDSLPPVSCSLSSQHEIYELDVLKRVDSGSSDLNADAHNNKDQGHLDLELAGTVPAEHEGKHKDIMLNPMVELSLSKHLLYEGMGEDAARRAFDSEKVDLEKFRALGSSLVKNDKLVVRISGRYFPWDAAATIVLGMVSFGQQEIIEPKGMIAVERVEKNSKRDSSKAIVVSGASWRIWPFSFKRSRTISTVRTARESAEEKADFSSKSARSMTRKVQSLTPTSEELASLNLKEGRNVITFSFSTAMLGRQQVDARVYLWKWNTRIVISDVDGTITKSDVLGQFMPLVGIDWSQTGVAHLFSAIKENGYQLLFLSARAISQAHLTRQFLFNLKQDGKALPDGPVVISPDGLFPSLYREVIRRAPHEFKISCLEAIKALFPSDCNPFYAGFGNRDTDEISYLKVGIPIGKIFIINPKGEVAVNRRVDTKSYSSLHALVNGMFPPMSSSEQEDYNSWNYWRLPLPELNI
- the LOC109721244 gene encoding phosphatidate phosphatase PAH2 isoform X2, translating into MYAVEKLSSYITRGVYTVSGPFHPFGGAVDIVVVQQQDGTFKSSPWYVRFGKFQGVLKTKEKVVNISVNGVDAGFDMYLDHKGEAFFLRDANSEGDEFVVSPVSSGDEKDESVQKGRLTKMQSCDFEARSMEPIAQTEVGDGKIPAETSAKRSTILGFVFGKRSMKGSDKGDNVDRVSSLQRAEIAADLLEMKWSTNLSAKDLRADKSCINILESDNVNACGVGKEEGSGTSSPKYSVDCDETVDSRGDGGINDNTEGSSDGRNGLEEMSDHKPLCVRVDEEVIEIYRESTSAGGQMASESAVEDRIVDGPSHDLVIDKAKNDSSVTSSGSFMGKETHIEEITTHEVVEIYRVERGNTDVRSHIASLMGVAESNGIGQHFPGSASHDSDTEDSFSERYEDLRNSVSALEGGGNAISSVSYQEPVQRSSFKYRSPTDIVDEAADLSLCKDISLEDSSEVMFERSEIFFDVKSQAEPDAQGEKENVNASHVHHVEEPALEDSDLQNSRASQNKGSSVNIISNGFSVGSSHDDASKEIFGGRNGNSSPDVDSLASNLEVCGPNKLAEKLNGDKEDLEEINVTGMQSQIDSGQTAPTISLLTSTLLEPLNSNKNIGLVKLSDFSDQSNSNAQDEVEKPIIGGETNKFGFVDGDKWDNVPNEISRSMEVSKPSVSFSDNLEDGQFAFSDPESFVSKGTGDDLVEGDVEGHELEIASHEENFEVSSSSSQPPTSPISIPTIRMNFGGNQVSAKSLPNIRSQIHDLERSDSLPPVSCSLSSQHEIYELDVLKRVDSGSSDLNADAHNNKDQGHLDLELAGTVPAEHEGKHKDIMLNPMVELSLSKHLLYEGMGEDAARRAFDSEKEIIEPKGMIAVERVEKNSKRDSSKAIVVSGASWRIWPFSFKRSRTISTVRTARESAEEKADFSSKSARSMTRKVQSLTPTSEELASLNLKEGRNVITFSFSTAMLGRQQVDARVYLWKWNTRIVISDVDGTITKSDVLGQFMPLVGIDWSQTGVAHLFSAIKENGYQLLFLSARAISQAHLTRQFLFNLKQDGKALPDGPVVISPDGLFPSLYREVIRRAPHEFKISCLEAIKALFPSDCNPFYAGFGNRDTDEISYLKVGIPIGKIFIINPKGEVAVNRRVDTKSYSSLHALVNGMFPPMSSSEQEDYNSWNYWRLPLPELNI